The genomic region TCCATTCATTTTTGGCAATGAGTACCGTATTTTCAACTGCAGCATTGACATCAACGGGCTGCATCTCGTCGGTTCCGGGATGGGAGAATTTTCTCATGCCAGCGACAATAGCCGCGACACGTCCAACTCCCTCACGAGATTGGGAGAGTGCTAAAGGAATTTCCTGACGCAAAAACTTGAGTTTCGCTTTTTTTGTGGCCTGTTCGATGTCTGCTCGATCTGTCTGCAATGCTTCGAACGGAGCTGTTTTTTCGACGAACGCTAGAAGTGTGTCGAGCAGGCTGGACAAAGTCGAGTGTGCCCGGTCGAGAAAGCGGATGTTGTCTCCGATAAACTGGGTAGGCGTGTTAATTTCATGCGCGATGCCGGCCGCCAGCTGTCCAATGGATTCGAGTTTCTGGGCGTAGGCAAGCTGACGTTCCAGGGCTTTACGTTCTGTCACATCGAAAAAAATTTCCGCAGTACAGTCTTGGCCAGCGACTGTTACGGGGAAACATGACCGACGAATGGGAATAATTTCACCATCTGGCCGGGTAAAGGTGGTTTCCTTATCCAAACATGTTGTTCCTTCCTGGCAAGTTGTGTTGCCCAGGTGCCCATAGCCAGCCATGGCTTCGTTCATATATTGGTTTTCTATGCTGGACCGCGGTTTGCCTAAAATTTCGGCAGCAACGTCATTTGCTTGGAGAACAAGACCCGATGTCGAGTCGATAATGACAAAAGCGGCTTTGATGCCGTCGAGAATGATGGAAAGAAGATGCTCACTTTCTCGGAGTGCTTCTTCCATCCGTTTGCGTTCTTCGATTTCGACAATGACGCCGATGATACCACTTTGTTCTCCCAACGGATTGCTATACTTGGATTTTGTGAAAATGACATCGGTTCTGGTGCCATCCGGTCGTTGAACTTTGGATTCATATACCTGGATTCCACCTTCATGCAGTAACGCACGATCATGTTCATGGTATTCTTGAGCCAAGTCGGCCGGAGCCAAATCGAAGATAGTTCGTCCGACAACTTTACTACTTGGGATGTTGAAAAAGCGTTCAAAGGCGGCGTTGCATCCCTGGAAAACGCCACGCGCATCTTTGTAGAAGATTGGACTGGGAATAGCGTCCATGAGTGTTTGAATGAAGGTCAAACGTTCGGCGAGGGCTGCCTCGACATCTTTCTGGGCTGTGATATCACGCACCATAAGTGCTACTGCGGCGTCACCGCCCGTTTCTTTGAGCGGATATCCACGCAGTTCCAGACGTCGCGCGGCTTTTTCCTTCGTCTGTATTGCGGCTTCCCCGGCAACAACATCGTCCTGGTTGAGGGCGACAGAGGCAACATGCATGATATTATCCAAGCTTTGATCGATCGCCAGGGCCGACAATGCCGTGCCGATGGTGTCACGAGATAGGTTGAAGAGGGCAAAGAATGTCTCATTCGCTTCGAGAATGATAAGTTTATCGTTTAAGACACAAATTCCCATTTCGGCGGCGTCAAAGACATTTTTGAGGACAATCTGATTTTGAGCAAGATGCTTCTCTGCCAAGACCCGGTCCGTAATATCATGAATCAGCACATAGATATGTCGTATCCCATTCATGCCATTTCTATCTGAACGCATGGTCATGGTTGTAAAAATGATAGAACCATCTTTTTTGACAAAACGTTTTTCTACGACATATCCGTCGAGACGGCCAGCAAGTAGGCGTTCGAAGAGCTTAATATCGTTTTCTAGGTCTTCAGGATGGGTGATGTCGGTCCAACTCATGGACTTGAGCTCTTCTGGGCTATAGCCGAGCATTTCGCATAGTCGGTCATTGACTTCAATCCACTGTTTATCCACAGGGTCGGTAACCGCCATGCCGATAAGACCGAGTTCAAAAAGGTCGCGATAGAGTTTTTCACTTTCACTCAAATATTTTTCAAGCTGGACCCGTTCAACGATTTCGCGTTCAAGTTCCTCAGTTTTGCGTGAAAGCTCCCGAGTTCGGTCCATGACGCGTTCTTCCATGCTTTTCTGCCATTGCGCCAGTTCTGTCTCGTTGTCTTTGATGTCTTTCCAGAGCGACTCCATGATGCGTGCCAGCCGTCCAAGCTCGTCGTTCGACTTGAGCGGAATGGGCTCTCGCTTGCGCCGTTCCGCGATATCGCGAGCGGCGCGCATGAGGATATCGGTGGGACGTAAAATAACGCGTCGGAAAAATAAAACGATCAGTATTGTGACACACAACACACAGACCACGGTGAATGTCAGTGTCATGTGGTAGATACGTTCCGGAATTTTAAAGAAGATATCTTTGGGGACTGTTGCGATGATCACCCACTTCCAGGGGAGGAATTGTCTGGCCGTATAGATATGAAGTGTGTCGTTGACATCATGTTCTTTGAGTTGATGCTGGCCGTAGTTGTCTATGATAGCAGGAATTTCACTGTCCCATGCTGCTTTAACTTCATCGTTGGGGCGGCCCAAACTGTCGAAAACAAGGTGTCCGTCTTGGGTGAAAATAAGAATACGCCCGGCTTCGGGCAATGGCACTTCGCTGGATTGTGCCGCGGCATCTTCTTGGTATTGTTTGACGAATGGTTGTACCTGATCCAGACCGGACTCAAGAAGAAAAGCATGCTTGGGTTCGATGGATGTGGCGATATAGCCATCAAGCGCTGTATACAAATGGCTTTGGAGGCTTGCTTGAATTCCGCTGTTTGCTGTTTGCGTTGCCCAAAAACCAAATCCGGTAATGAAAAGCGTTACCAGTGGAAGTAAAAATGCCAACATCTTCGTCCGGATGCTCATTGCTTCTCCCTGGACATCAATCGTGTTGAGGAGGAACTCATGACCGCACAAGGTCTGGGCGTTTCCTCTTAAAAACCGGACATCTCATATTTAATTTTAATACAAAATTTTGCGTAGAAAAAGGAAAAAAACAAATATAACGTACAAGGCTGATGAATGCATGAGCATTTCTCAGTGTGGAGGCGCACAAAATACACATTTTTTTAAAAAAAATAAAAAAGCCCTTTCGGGCTTAACGTACACATGTCATGTCCTTATCACGGCATGGAACATGACAGCGATGTGTGCAATTCAGCGACCGGAAAACCGGCCGCTGGCATCGATATTATGCGATTAACGGCATCCCGGGCCTGCCCAAGCAAGCAGATTGAAGGATTTGTAACCATTGTCGGGGTTTTCAGCGTATCGGCAACCAAAAGGTTTGTCCTCATCCTTATAAAGGATGGTATCTGAGGAATTCTTAAAAAAAGAACATTCATTATTATTGCATACCAGAATTTCACCCCAACCGGATTCTGGCGGTGCAATCCAGGGTTCGAGCTGACATTTGCAGTGGGGGCAATAGCGTTCTTCGAGCATGACTTCTCCTTTGAGAACCGCCGTCAACGGCGGAATATTGGAATGATTTGGCCCTAACATAGGTACGCTGTTTTGCGCGTCAAGGTACAGTGTGTGCTGTGACGAAACGGGCTGTTTTGCAATTAATTCCGATACCATGTGATCGAGAATCACAGAGGGATTGAGGACGAAATCAAATCGTCCGGTATTGTTGATAATGGGACGGGAGGAGGTGGCCCCCTCCGCAACCCGCAAGTCTTTGTACAGTCTTATGGCATCAAGGGCGCCAGATTTAACCCTGCAGTGATGTCGAATCCAGCCATGAGATTGGCGTTGGCCAGCGCCTGACCGGACGCACCGCGGCATAAATTGTCGATGGTGGACGTGATGATCAATCGTTTGGTTCGCGGATCAAGCGTCAGGCCGATATCGCAGAACATGGTTCCGCGCACGTTGCGTGTTTCCGGAAGACGTCCCGGAGGAAGTACGCGTACCCATGGCTTGTCTTTATATGCTGCGGTGTAGAGCGCGTAAA from Desulfovibrio inopinatus DSM 10711 harbors:
- a CDS encoding PAS domain S-box protein gives rise to the protein MSIRTKMLAFLLPLVTLFITGFGFWATQTANSGIQASLQSHLYTALDGYIATSIEPKHAFLLESGLDQVQPFVKQYQEDAAAQSSEVPLPEAGRILIFTQDGHLVFDSLGRPNDEVKAAWDSEIPAIIDNYGQHQLKEHDVNDTLHIYTARQFLPWKWVIIATVPKDIFFKIPERIYHMTLTFTVVCVLCVTILIVLFFRRVILRPTDILMRAARDIAERRKREPIPLKSNDELGRLARIMESLWKDIKDNETELAQWQKSMEERVMDRTRELSRKTEELEREIVERVQLEKYLSESEKLYRDLFELGLIGMAVTDPVDKQWIEVNDRLCEMLGYSPEELKSMSWTDITHPEDLENDIKLFERLLAGRLDGYVVEKRFVKKDGSIIFTTMTMRSDRNGMNGIRHIYVLIHDITDRVLAEKHLAQNQIVLKNVFDAAEMGICVLNDKLIILEANETFFALFNLSRDTIGTALSALAIDQSLDNIMHVASVALNQDDVVAGEAAIQTKEKAARRLELRGYPLKETGGDAAVALMVRDITAQKDVEAALAERLTFIQTLMDAIPSPIFYKDARGVFQGCNAAFERFFNIPSSKVVGRTIFDLAPADLAQEYHEHDRALLHEGGIQVYESKVQRPDGTRTDVIFTKSKYSNPLGEQSGIIGVIVEIEERKRMEEALRESEHLLSIILDGIKAAFVIIDSTSGLVLQANDVAAEILGKPRSSIENQYMNEAMAGYGHLGNTTCQEGTTCLDKETTFTRPDGEIIPIRRSCFPVTVAGQDCTAEIFFDVTERKALERQLAYAQKLESIGQLAAGIAHEINTPTQFIGDNIRFLDRAHSTLSSLLDTLLAFVEKTAPFEALQTDRADIEQATKKAKLKFLRQEIPLALSQSREGVGRVAAIVAGMRKFSHPGTDEMQPVDVNAAVENTVLIAKNEWKYVADVVTNLDPDLPLVTCLAGDFNQVVLNLLVNAAQAVGDVVKNGEKGTITISTSSKDEFMVMTVSDSGVGIPEENRDKIFNPFFTTKDVGKGTGQGLAIIQNIVVKKHEGRIDFTSEEGNGTTFIVMLPFAGKR